The Sphingopyxis fribergensis genome contains a region encoding:
- a CDS encoding ATP-dependent DNA helicase, translated as MAPDPLTLPAIHASHIGIWIADTHGRVQRVGRGEAIAAVAATPHLLLNATLTGDRLGYPELSGLDLLELFAFLYPARFAVPTPAGIAAAIGLTPPTSEEDIAAFLPKAAAAMLASIDDPAWPEREGAWHGMQALARQRWSWSPLIQRLPAPDANERWLFSRLPEWEEGPPRAQPRQVKINSEDVAARLDRLTGDGAERRPGQQDYARATASIFAPRDRKDAPQMLVAEAGTGIGKTLGYLAPAKQWIDQSAGAVCISTFTKALQRQLARETEKLYPDAETHREKVVVRKGRENYLCLLNLEDALQGGFSGRAAILAQLVARWAAYTRDGDMVGGDLPGWLPALFRRNGTTALTDRRGECIYAGCPHFRKCFIERSARAATQADIIIANHALTMVQAARPRDGGAPATRLIFDEGHHLWDAADSMFAAALTGQEAVEIRRWVLGPEGKSRGRRRGLAARLADVASYDEAGDRAIQTAIAAAAELPGDGWLGRLSENDPWGAIERLLVAVRAMTYARSVDTRTADAGYGLETELADPDSELVTAAASASDAVEALLRPLMALGQRLDALVDDPPDWLDGQARARVDGARHSLGTRIDTLGGWLSLLGRVGGPAAPDFVDWLAVDRYDGREFDTGLHRHWLDPAKPIADVVYRPAQGVLVTSATLRNGGHGSGGWADADIRTGARHMDGGVQHFAVPSPFDYARQSEVLIVTDIARGDLPALAGAYSRLIEASGGGALGLFSAIRRLRIVHARIADRLARAGLPLYAQHVDPLDTGTLVDIFRADPHASLLGTDALRDGVDVPGESLRLVVMEGVPWPRPTILHAARRAAQGGSAYDDMVIRGRIGQAFGRLIRRADDFGQFVMLSPSFPSRLLSAFPEGTPIRRLPLDEAVNHVAAANVERRKTAFPAFSPS; from the coding sequence ATGGCTCCCGATCCGCTTACCCTGCCCGCGATCCACGCGAGCCATATTGGCATCTGGATCGCCGACACGCACGGCCGCGTCCAGCGCGTCGGGCGCGGTGAGGCAATCGCAGCGGTCGCCGCCACCCCGCACCTGTTGCTCAATGCGACACTGACCGGCGACCGGCTGGGCTATCCTGAACTGTCGGGGCTCGACCTGCTCGAACTCTTCGCCTTCCTCTATCCCGCGCGCTTCGCGGTGCCGACCCCGGCGGGGATCGCCGCTGCAATCGGCCTGACACCGCCGACGAGCGAGGAGGATATCGCTGCTTTTCTGCCAAAGGCGGCGGCCGCGATGCTCGCCAGCATCGACGATCCCGCCTGGCCCGAGCGCGAGGGCGCGTGGCATGGCATGCAGGCGCTCGCCCGCCAGCGCTGGTCGTGGTCGCCACTGATCCAGCGCCTGCCCGCGCCCGACGCCAACGAGCGTTGGCTGTTTTCGCGCCTGCCCGAATGGGAAGAGGGGCCGCCGCGCGCGCAACCACGACAGGTGAAGATCAATTCGGAGGATGTGGCGGCGCGGCTCGACCGGCTAACCGGCGACGGCGCCGAGCGAAGGCCGGGGCAACAGGATTATGCCCGCGCGACGGCGTCGATCTTCGCTCCGCGCGATCGCAAGGATGCGCCCCAGATGCTCGTTGCCGAGGCCGGGACCGGCATCGGCAAGACGCTCGGCTATCTCGCCCCCGCCAAGCAATGGATCGACCAGTCGGCGGGCGCCGTGTGCATCTCGACCTTCACCAAGGCGCTGCAGCGCCAATTGGCGCGCGAGACCGAGAAGCTCTACCCCGACGCCGAAACACACCGCGAAAAGGTCGTCGTGCGCAAGGGGCGCGAGAATTATCTCTGCCTGCTCAACCTCGAAGACGCGCTGCAGGGCGGCTTTTCGGGCCGCGCCGCGATCCTCGCGCAGCTTGTCGCGCGCTGGGCCGCCTATACGCGCGACGGCGACATGGTTGGAGGCGACCTGCCCGGCTGGCTCCCCGCCCTCTTTCGCCGCAACGGCACCACCGCGCTGACCGACCGGCGCGGCGAGTGCATCTATGCGGGCTGCCCGCATTTCCGCAAATGCTTCATCGAACGCTCGGCGCGCGCCGCGACGCAGGCCGACATCATCATCGCCAACCATGCGCTGACGATGGTGCAGGCGGCGCGGCCACGCGACGGCGGGGCGCCCGCGACGCGGCTGATTTTCGACGAAGGCCATCATCTGTGGGACGCCGCCGACAGCATGTTCGCCGCCGCGCTGACCGGGCAGGAAGCCGTCGAAATCCGCCGCTGGGTGCTCGGCCCCGAGGGCAAGTCGCGCGGGCGACGGCGCGGGCTCGCCGCACGGCTCGCCGATGTCGCAAGTTATGACGAGGCGGGAGATCGCGCGATCCAGACGGCGATCGCCGCCGCCGCCGAATTGCCCGGCGACGGCTGGCTTGGCCGCTTGTCCGAAAATGACCCGTGGGGCGCGATCGAACGGCTGCTCGTCGCGGTGCGCGCCATGACGTATGCACGCAGCGTCGATACACGCACCGCCGACGCAGGATACGGCCTCGAAACCGAACTCGCCGATCCAGATTCAGAGCTGGTTACCGCCGCAGCGAGCGCGAGCGACGCGGTCGAGGCGCTGCTCCGGCCGCTGATGGCGCTCGGCCAGCGGCTCGACGCGCTCGTCGACGATCCGCCCGACTGGCTCGACGGGCAAGCGCGCGCGCGCGTCGATGGCGCGCGGCACAGCCTTGGGACGCGGATCGACACATTGGGCGGCTGGCTGTCCTTGCTCGGCCGCGTCGGTGGTCCCGCCGCCCCCGATTTCGTCGATTGGCTCGCGGTCGACCGCTACGACGGGCGCGAATTCGATACCGGACTCCACCGCCACTGGCTCGACCCGGCAAAACCGATCGCCGATGTCGTCTACCGCCCGGCGCAGGGCGTGCTCGTTACTTCTGCGACGCTGCGCAACGGTGGCCATGGGAGTGGCGGCTGGGCCGATGCCGATATCCGCACCGGCGCGCGCCACATGGACGGCGGCGTCCAGCATTTCGCGGTCCCTAGCCCGTTCGACTATGCCCGCCAGTCGGAGGTACTGATCGTCACCGACATTGCGCGCGGCGATCTCCCTGCCCTTGCCGGTGCGTACAGCAGGTTGATCGAGGCGTCGGGCGGCGGCGCGCTCGGACTGTTTAGCGCGATCCGGCGGCTGCGCATCGTCCATGCCCGCATCGCCGACCGCTTGGCGCGTGCGGGGCTGCCGCTCTATGCCCAGCACGTCGATCCGCTCGACACCGGCACCCTCGTCGACATTTTCCGCGCCGATCCGCACGCCTCGCTGCTCGGCACCGATGCCCTACGCGACGGCGTCGATGTCCCCGGCGAATCGCTGAGGCTCGTCGTCATGGAGGGCGTGCCTTGGCCGCGCCCGACGATCCTGCATGCCGCCCGCCGCGCGGCGCAGGGCGGCAGCGCATATGACGATATGGTCATCCGTGGCCGCATCGGGCAGGCCTTCGGCCGCCTGATCCGCCGCGCCGATGATTTCGGCCAATTCGTGATGCTCTCGCCCTCTTTTCCATCGCGCCTGCTCAGCGCCTTTCCCGAAGGCACCCCGATCCGCCGCCTGCCGCTCGACGAAGCGGTCAACCATGTCGCCGCGGCGAATGTCGAACGCAGAAAAACCGCGTTTCCCGCCTTTTCACCGTCATAA
- a CDS encoding PilZ domain-containing protein gives MDNFRTPTARGHKRTAVSIDVTVNGVLNFVDGRITDLSEGGARIGGASMPARSRCEIHYGGQVTYAVVMWSEYDRMGVRFPYELAHGALYNALKIARDASMVEPAQIFHSNRPTMFGRRGLS, from the coding sequence ATGGACAATTTTCGCACCCCCACCGCCCGCGGCCACAAGCGCACCGCCGTTTCGATCGACGTGACCGTCAACGGCGTGCTCAACTTCGTCGACGGCCGGATCACCGACCTGTCGGAGGGCGGCGCGCGCATCGGCGGGGCGAGCATGCCCGCGCGCTCGCGCTGCGAAATCCATTATGGCGGACAGGTGACTTATGCCGTCGTGATGTGGTCCGAATATGATCGCATGGGCGTGCGCTTTCCCTATGAGCTGGCGCATGGCGCGCTCTATAATGCGCTGAAGATCGCACGCGACGCATCGATGGTCGAACCCGCGCAGATTTTCCACAGCAACCGCCCGACCATGTTCGGACGCCGCGGCCTTTCCTGA
- a CDS encoding helix-turn-helix domain-containing protein encodes MVRPIILYGIALAAAAFLLEWLNYKHVVHRWSTEFYVAVIAVLCVALGIWAGNRLTARPRQAFARNDAAVAALGLSVRECEVLEMLAAGHANKVIARELDISPNTVKTHVARIYEKLAVASRTQAVQKARALDILP; translated from the coding sequence ATGGTCCGCCCGATCATCCTTTACGGTATCGCGCTTGCCGCCGCGGCGTTTCTGCTCGAGTGGCTGAACTACAAACATGTCGTGCATCGCTGGTCGACCGAGTTTTATGTCGCGGTCATCGCAGTCCTTTGCGTCGCGCTCGGCATATGGGCGGGCAACCGGCTGACCGCACGGCCACGCCAGGCTTTTGCACGCAACGACGCGGCGGTCGCGGCGCTGGGGCTGAGCGTACGCGAATGCGAGGTGCTGGAAATGCTCGCGGCGGGACACGCGAACAAGGTGATCGCGCGCGAGCTCGATATTTCGCCCAACACGGTCAAGACGCATGTCGCCCGGATATATGAAAAGCTGGCGGTCGCCAGCCGGACGCAAGCGGTCCAGAAAGCGCGAGCGCTCGACATTCTGCCGTAA
- a CDS encoding DUF4199 domain-containing protein codes for MGRIIAVYGAIAGVIVIIGMFISITFVADHGTMGMVAGYLSMLVALLFVFIGVKRFRDVNLGGVITFWKALGVGLGIGLVASLFYILGWELYMWQTGGTFMTDYIAQSVEDMRAAGKPAAEIAEFSAEMGAMAEQYKNPLFRMALTLTEILPVALLVSLVSAALLRRSSFLPATQPRG; via the coding sequence ATGGGCAGGATAATCGCAGTTTACGGCGCCATCGCGGGCGTCATCGTCATCATCGGCATGTTCATCAGCATCACCTTCGTTGCCGATCATGGCACGATGGGCATGGTCGCCGGCTATCTGTCGATGCTCGTCGCATTGCTGTTCGTCTTCATCGGCGTCAAACGCTTTCGCGACGTCAATCTGGGCGGGGTCATCACCTTCTGGAAGGCGCTCGGGGTCGGACTCGGCATCGGGCTCGTCGCGTCGCTCTTCTACATTCTCGGTTGGGAGCTTTATATGTGGCAGACCGGCGGGACCTTCATGACCGACTATATCGCCCAGAGCGTCGAGGATATGCGCGCCGCGGGCAAACCGGCCGCCGAGATCGCGGAATTTTCGGCCGAGATGGGCGCGATGGCGGAGCAATATAAGAATCCGTTGTTTCGCATGGCGCTGACGCTGACCGAGATATTACCTGTCGCGTTGCTGGTGTCGCTCGTGTCGGCGGCTTTGCTGCGCCGGAGCAGCTTCCTACCCGCGACGCAGCCGCGCGGGTGA
- a CDS encoding lysine--tRNA ligase, with the protein MTDLHLHPSLREPAQTSKAWPFEEARKLVKRYPDGKPGGEAVLFETGYGPSGLPHIGTFNEVLRTTMVRRAYEALTGGAPTRLVAFSDDMDGLRKVPDNVPNGDMLREYLGKPLTAIPDPFGKFESFAHHNNAMLREFLDRFGFEYEFVSSTERYKTGAFDDALRNVLRHNQDILDIMLPTLRAERAATYSPILPVSPKSGIVLQVPVTVVDADAGLVSFEDEGETITHSILGGGAKLQWKVDWAMRWVALGVDYEMYGKDLTDSGTQSGKIAKALGGRKPEGLIYEMFLDEKGEKISKSKGNGLSLEQWLDYGSEESLAFFAYREPKAAKQLHIGVIPKAVDEYLQMRGNYAAQEPDKKLGNPVHHVHVARGEDMPSAELPVTFGLLLNLVGVMGADASKDQIWRYLGQYVAGANAEAYPELDRLIDNAMAYNRDYVAPTLKRRKPAGGEGAALADLDTKLAALPADASADDIQNIVYEIGKNEAYGFESLRDWFKALYETLLGSSAGPRMGSFVALFGVENTRRLIAEALA; encoded by the coding sequence ATGACTGACCTGCACCTTCACCCTTCGCTGCGCGAACCCGCGCAAACGTCCAAGGCCTGGCCGTTCGAGGAAGCGCGCAAGCTGGTCAAACGCTATCCCGATGGCAAGCCGGGCGGCGAGGCGGTCTTGTTCGAGACGGGTTATGGTCCCTCGGGCCTGCCGCATATCGGCACCTTCAACGAAGTGCTGCGCACCACGATGGTCCGCCGCGCCTATGAGGCGCTGACCGGCGGCGCGCCGACGCGGCTGGTCGCGTTCAGCGACGATATGGACGGGTTGCGCAAGGTTCCCGACAATGTGCCGAACGGCGACATGCTGCGCGAATATCTGGGCAAGCCGCTCACCGCGATCCCCGACCCGTTCGGGAAGTTTGAGAGTTTCGCGCATCATAACAATGCGATGCTGCGCGAGTTTCTCGACCGCTTCGGCTTCGAATATGAATTTGTCAGTTCGACCGAGCGCTACAAGACGGGCGCGTTCGACGACGCGCTGCGAAATGTCCTCCGCCACAATCAGGACATTCTCGACATCATGTTGCCGACGCTCCGCGCCGAGCGCGCCGCGACCTATTCGCCGATCCTGCCGGTGAGCCCGAAGTCGGGCATCGTGCTGCAGGTTCCGGTGACCGTGGTCGATGCCGACGCCGGTCTGGTATCGTTCGAGGACGAGGGCGAGACGATCACCCACTCGATCCTTGGCGGCGGCGCGAAGCTGCAATGGAAGGTCGACTGGGCGATGCGCTGGGTCGCGCTCGGCGTCGATTACGAGATGTATGGCAAGGATCTAACCGACAGCGGCACCCAGTCGGGCAAGATTGCCAAGGCGCTTGGCGGGCGCAAGCCCGAGGGGCTGATCTACGAAATGTTCCTCGACGAAAAGGGCGAGAAGATTTCGAAGTCGAAGGGCAATGGCCTCAGCCTCGAACAATGGCTCGACTATGGCAGCGAGGAAAGCCTGGCCTTTTTCGCCTATCGCGAGCCCAAGGCGGCGAAGCAGCTGCACATCGGGGTGATCCCGAAGGCGGTCGACGAATATCTGCAAATGCGCGGAAATTACGCGGCGCAGGAACCCGACAAGAAGCTCGGCAACCCCGTGCACCACGTCCATGTCGCGCGCGGCGAGGATATGCCGAGCGCCGAGCTGCCGGTGACTTTCGGGTTGCTGCTCAATCTCGTGGGCGTCATGGGCGCCGATGCGTCGAAGGACCAGATCTGGCGCTATCTTGGCCAATATGTCGCGGGCGCGAATGCCGAGGCTTATCCCGAACTCGACCGGCTGATCGACAATGCGATGGCGTATAACCGCGATTATGTCGCGCCGACGTTGAAGCGCCGCAAGCCCGCGGGCGGCGAGGGCGCGGCGCTGGCCGACCTCGACACGAAACTGGCTGCGCTGCCCGCCGATGCCTCGGCCGACGATATCCAGAACATCGTGTACGAGATTGGCAAGAACGAAGCCTATGGCTTTGAAAGCCTGCGCGATTGGTTCAAGGCGCTGTACGAGACCCTGCTCGGGTCGAGCGCCGGACCGCGCATGGGCAGCTTTGTCGCGCTGTTCGGCGTGGAGAATACGCGGCGGCTGATCGCCGAGGCTTTGGCGTAG
- a CDS encoding DUF3291 domain-containing protein: MAAYELAQINIGRFRLPPAHVANRDFMDALDHVNAVAEAADGFVWRLTGDGNNATDVPVTDDPHLIANMSVWRDIDALAAYVYRTPDHLAIMKRRKEWFDHMAVYQALWWVPAGHRPTVAEGMARIAMIESSGPTAEAFTFKRPFAAPDGTSALPVQDECA; this comes from the coding sequence ATGGCCGCTTACGAGCTGGCGCAGATCAACATCGGGCGCTTTCGCCTGCCGCCCGCGCATGTCGCGAACCGCGACTTCATGGACGCGCTCGACCATGTCAACGCGGTTGCCGAGGCGGCCGACGGCTTCGTCTGGCGGCTGACGGGCGATGGAAACAATGCGACCGACGTGCCCGTCACCGACGATCCGCACCTGATCGCGAACATGTCGGTTTGGCGCGATATCGATGCGCTCGCGGCCTATGTCTATCGCACCCCCGATCACCTCGCGATCATGAAGCGGCGCAAGGAGTGGTTCGACCATATGGCGGTCTATCAGGCCTTGTGGTGGGTTCCCGCTGGGCATCGTCCGACGGTTGCCGAGGGCATGGCGCGGATCGCGATGATCGAGTCGAGTGGGCCGACCGCCGAAGCCTTCACTTTCAAGCGGCCGTTCGCCGCGCCCGATGGCACGTCGGCGCTGCCGGTACAGGATGAATGCGCGTGA
- a CDS encoding asparaginase domain-containing protein codes for MIDIFTTGGTIDKVYFDALSEFQIGPAAIPDMLRENNVHVPHRVTQLMRKDSLELDDADREAIRAAVAASDASRILVTHGTDTMVVTGRVLAGIASKTIVITGAMQPASVRASDAEFNVGFALAAVQTLPPGVYVAMNGMIFDPEKTVKDRAGSRFVQEG; via the coding sequence ATGATCGACATTTTCACCACCGGCGGGACGATCGACAAAGTCTATTTCGACGCGCTCAGCGAGTTCCAGATCGGTCCCGCGGCGATTCCCGACATGTTGCGCGAGAATAATGTCCATGTGCCGCACCGCGTGACGCAGCTGATGCGCAAGGACAGCCTGGAGCTGGACGATGCCGACCGCGAGGCGATCCGCGCCGCGGTCGCCGCGAGCGACGCGTCCCGCATCCTGGTGACGCACGGCACCGACACGATGGTCGTCACCGGCCGCGTGCTCGCGGGGATTGCGAGCAAGACAATCGTGATTACGGGCGCGATGCAGCCCGCGTCGGTGCGCGCGAGCGATGCCGAATTCAACGTCGGCTTTGCGCTGGCGGCGGTCCAGACGCTGCCGCCGGGGGTCTATGTCGCGATGAACGGGATGATCTTCGATCCCGAAAAGACGGTCAAGGACCGCGCCGGGTCGCGTTTCGTTCAGGAGGGCTGA
- a CDS encoding fatty acid desaturase family protein translates to MPAVRLFPPDRFFDRAEWSAITRASSWRGVWLVAHAWIVSIALVGFAAWLQNPAAWLLAVIFVGGRQLGLAILMHDAAHGALHPNRKINNFLGQWLTGAAVGSDLIAYRTYHLQHHKFTQQPEDPDLSLSKPFPTTRASLGRKVLRDLTGQTFFKQRMAQFGFALVGLKAMLRGEQGQKSGASTKAGTPFNKQSDDGMTSPTIDVAGAMAVARAVGRFLGMQAVLLALSLALYGWTPYLLWLAGLATTFQLYLRVRNIAEHACTTTGSDDPFTHARTTHAGWLARATVAPYWVNYHAEHHLFMGVPCYRLPQVHAALGRAGKHDAMTIAPNYTAVLRQVTAAG, encoded by the coding sequence ATGCCCGCCGTTCGCCTGTTCCCGCCCGACCGCTTTTTCGACCGCGCCGAATGGTCCGCGATCACCCGCGCGTCGTCGTGGCGGGGTGTCTGGCTCGTGGCCCATGCGTGGATCGTCAGCATTGCGCTTGTCGGGTTTGCCGCATGGCTGCAGAACCCCGCCGCATGGTTGCTCGCGGTCATTTTCGTCGGCGGGCGCCAGCTCGGGCTCGCGATCCTGATGCACGATGCCGCCCACGGCGCGCTGCATCCGAACCGGAAAATCAACAATTTCCTCGGCCAATGGCTGACCGGCGCGGCGGTCGGATCGGACCTGATCGCCTATCGCACCTATCACCTCCAGCATCATAAATTCACCCAGCAGCCCGAAGACCCCGACCTGTCGCTGTCAAAACCCTTCCCCACCACGCGCGCCAGCCTGGGCCGCAAGGTGCTGCGCGACCTCACCGGCCAGACCTTCTTCAAGCAACGCATGGCGCAATTCGGCTTCGCCCTCGTCGGCCTCAAGGCGATGCTGCGCGGTGAACAGGGACAGAAAAGCGGCGCGAGCACCAAGGCCGGGACGCCATTCAACAAGCAGTCCGACGACGGCATGACGTCACCGACGATCGACGTCGCGGGCGCCATGGCCGTGGCGCGCGCAGTCGGACGTTTCCTGGGCATGCAGGCGGTGCTGCTCGCCCTGTCGCTCGCGCTCTACGGCTGGACGCCCTACCTGCTCTGGCTCGCCGGGCTCGCGACGACCTTCCAGCTCTACCTGCGCGTCCGCAACATCGCCGAACATGCGTGCACGACGACGGGCAGCGACGATCCCTTCACCCATGCCCGCACCACCCACGCCGGTTGGCTGGCGCGCGCGACGGTTGCTCCATATTGGGTGAATTATCATGCCGAACATCATCTGTTCATGGGTGTGCCCTGCTATCGGCTGCCGCAGGTGCATGCCGCGCTCGGCCGCGCGGGTAAGCATGATGCGATGACGATTGCGCCCAATTATACCGCGGTGCTGCGGCAGGTCACAGCCGCGGGCTGA
- a CDS encoding EAL domain-containing protein produces MFDSPEFVTHLMRVAKLWHYVLIGRVLAFLTFAFVPGVTGFLDHPAHWLVMAAGLPCDVALTVIGQVMRKPRPMAHQRIRLMAMLCMALIALGTLLNAAAMFDAIAIPDGSRHFDAFAAIHIGSMLVAASAVAVVRPAFFAFAGATALGGAIGVASWPFAVAGLVFLGLLIVMMREDVRHQRRATRAARLSVSDQQRALNLMRDFERAGRGWFWETDRDGQLVYISPTVAARLDRPLADLLGHPFTDIIRKRLGNDESEERTLGFSLSSRTPFKELTVQAAVPGEERWWSISGHPISNELGNFQGFRGSGTDLTDKKRSEREINQLARYDTLTGLANRRHITDLLERALKSHSGQPQPCALLLMDLDRFKAVNDTLGHPVGDQLLQQVAGRLTQIVGDKGQVGRLGGDEFQIVVPQLCQPEKLAGIANAIILSLAKPFAIEGEQVRIGSSLGIAVSDGQGVSASALVRNADLALYAAKDAGRGVYRFYADAMHNQASERKAIEDALRDALANDELRLLYQPIVDVRSERISGFEALIRWRHATNGLISPSKFIPIAEEANLIVPIGEWIIRTACATIAHLGPGYRVAVNVSPRQFANEKLPATIMSAVSAAGIRPEQLELEITEGVFLDESAENLAMFQKLKRTGVRLALDDFGTGYSALGYLKKAPFDKIKIDQSFVLGAADPSSMNAAIISSIVGLATALKMETTAEGVETHDDLSLIRGLGCSHVQGYIYGKPMDLVEVLALLREGGGRAEAKGYKSAREARLTTFRTIQIASGGHQYEAIVRNMSPHGALIEGLWNVPSGTQLRLEFGSEQVVDAEARWSDGNRVGVKFAVAVDIEDLIGPKTVGAARGRVRRAA; encoded by the coding sequence TTGTTCGATTCACCGGAATTCGTCACGCACCTGATGCGGGTGGCGAAGCTGTGGCATTATGTGCTGATCGGCCGCGTCCTTGCGTTTCTGACCTTCGCTTTCGTCCCGGGCGTTACGGGTTTCCTCGATCATCCGGCGCATTGGCTGGTCATGGCGGCGGGCCTTCCATGCGATGTCGCGCTGACCGTGATCGGGCAGGTGATGCGCAAACCCCGTCCGATGGCGCATCAGCGCATACGGCTGATGGCCATGCTGTGCATGGCGCTGATCGCGCTCGGCACATTGCTCAACGCCGCCGCGATGTTCGACGCGATCGCCATCCCCGACGGCAGCCGACATTTCGATGCCTTTGCGGCGATCCACATCGGCTCGATGCTTGTCGCCGCGTCGGCCGTCGCGGTCGTCCGTCCCGCCTTTTTCGCGTTTGCGGGGGCGACGGCGCTCGGCGGCGCAATCGGCGTGGCCTCCTGGCCGTTCGCGGTCGCCGGACTGGTCTTTCTCGGCCTGTTGATTGTGATGATGCGTGAGGATGTCCGGCACCAACGCCGCGCGACGCGCGCCGCGCGGCTGAGCGTCAGCGATCAGCAGCGCGCACTCAACCTGATGCGCGATTTCGAGCGCGCGGGGCGCGGCTGGTTCTGGGAAACCGATCGCGATGGCCAGCTTGTCTATATCTCGCCGACCGTCGCGGCGCGGCTCGATCGTCCGCTCGCCGACCTGCTCGGGCATCCCTTTACCGACATTATCCGCAAGCGGCTTGGCAACGACGAGAGTGAAGAGCGCACGCTGGGTTTCAGCCTGTCTTCGCGTACCCCGTTCAAGGAGCTGACGGTGCAGGCAGCGGTGCCCGGTGAGGAACGCTGGTGGTCGATCTCGGGCCACCCGATCAGCAACGAGCTCGGCAATTTCCAGGGCTTTCGCGGTAGCGGCACCGACCTCACCGACAAGAAAAGGTCCGAGCGCGAGATCAACCAGCTTGCGCGTTACGACACGCTGACGGGTCTCGCGAACCGGCGCCACATCACCGACCTTCTCGAACGCGCGCTCAAGAGCCATAGCGGTCAGCCGCAGCCCTGCGCGCTGTTGCTGATGGACCTAGACCGCTTCAAGGCGGTGAACGACACGCTGGGGCATCCGGTGGGCGACCAATTGTTGCAGCAGGTCGCAGGGCGGCTGACGCAGATCGTCGGCGACAAGGGGCAGGTCGGACGGCTCGGCGGCGACGAATTCCAGATCGTCGTGCCGCAGCTGTGCCAGCCGGAGAAGCTTGCCGGCATCGCGAACGCCATCATCCTGAGCCTCGCGAAGCCCTTCGCAATCGAGGGCGAACAGGTTCGCATCGGATCGTCGCTCGGCATCGCGGTGTCGGATGGGCAGGGGGTCTCGGCGTCGGCGCTGGTGCGCAACGCCGACCTTGCGCTTTATGCCGCGAAGGATGCCGGGCGCGGCGTCTATCGTTTCTATGCCGATGCGATGCACAATCAGGCGAGCGAACGGAAGGCGATCGAGGATGCGCTGCGTGACGCGCTGGCGAACGATGAGCTGAGGCTTCTCTATCAGCCGATCGTCGATGTCCGAAGCGAACGGATTTCGGGGTTTGAAGCGCTGATCCGCTGGCGCCACGCCACCAACGGTTTGATCAGCCCGTCGAAGTTCATTCCGATCGCGGAAGAGGCCAATCTGATCGTACCGATCGGCGAGTGGATCATCCGCACCGCCTGTGCGACGATCGCGCATCTCGGCCCCGGATACCGCGTTGCGGTCAATGTTTCGCCGCGCCAGTTCGCGAATGAAAAGCTGCCGGCGACGATCATGAGCGCGGTGTCGGCGGCGGGCATCCGGCCCGAGCAGCTCGAGCTCGAGATCACCGAGGGTGTCTTCCTCGACGAGAGCGCCGAGAATCTTGCGATGTTCCAGAAATTGAAGCGGACCGGGGTGCGGCTTGCGCTCGACGATTTCGGTACCGGTTATTCGGCGCTCGGCTATCTGAAGAAGGCGCCGTTCGACAAGATCAAGATTGACCAGAGCTTCGTCCTCGGCGCCGCCGATCCGAGCAGCATGAATGCGGCAATCATCTCGTCGATCGTCGGGCTGGCGACCGCGCTGAAGATGGAGACGACCGCCGAGGGGGTCGAGACGCACGATGATCTCTCGCTGATCCGCGGTCTCGGCTGCAGCCATGTGCAGGGCTATATCTATGGGAAGCCGATGGACCTGGTCGAGGTGCTGGCGTTGCTGCGCGAAGGCGGCGGGCGCGCCGAGGCGAAAGGGTATAAGAGTGCGCGCGAGGCGCGGCTCACCACCTTCCGCACGATCCAGATCGCGAGCGGCGGCCATCAATATGAGGCGATCGTCCGCAATATGTCGCCGCACGGCGCGCTGATCGAAGGGCTATGGAATGTACCCTCCGGGACGCAGTTAAGGCTGGAATTCGGTTCCGAGCAGGTCGTGGATGCCGAGGCGCGCTGGTCGGATGGCAACCGCGTCGGAGTCAAATTCGCGGTCGCGGTCGACATCGAAGACTTGATCGGTCCGAAGACCGTCGGAGCGGCGCGGGGACGGGTCCGCCGCGCCGCGTGA